The Anoxybacillus flavithermus genome has a segment encoding these proteins:
- a CDS encoding 1,4-alpha-glucan branching enzyme yields the protein MSPTDLQLHLFHEGTFYESYHLFGAHLVKRDGRTETRFCVWAPHAKKVRLVGTFNDWNGEEYELTKINDQGVWMIVVPENLEGHLYKYEIITKDGRTLLKADPYAFYAEERPHTASIVYQLDGYKWNDQAWQRKKKRKPIYEQPMFIYEVHFGTWKKRDDGQCYTYAEMADELIPYVVEHGFTHIELLPLVEHPLDRSWGYQGTGYYAATSRYGTPHDLMYFIDRCHQEGIGVILDWVPGHFCKDAHGLYMFDGEPTYEYMNMQDRENIVWGTANFDLGKPEVHSFLISNALFWLQYYHIDGFRVDAVANMLYWPNSDVLHPNPYAISFLKKLNEVVFAFDPNVLMIAEDSTDWPKVTAPTYDGGLGFNYKWNMGWMNDVLTYMETSMYERKHMHHKMTFSLLYAYTENFILPLSHDEVVHGKKSLLNKMPGDYWDKFAQLRLLYGYFMTHPGKKLLFMGGEFGQFDEWKDLEQLDWMLFDFDMHRKMDNYVKSLTHFYKKQKALYECDHDPSGFEWIDVNNAEQSIFSFIRRGKKEEDTLIVVCNFTNVTYHDYKVGVPLLTSYREVFNSDDVTYGGTGHINKKLLVAREQPYHGKPYHIEMTIPPYAITILRPTRKREGKGNHGTKKVRRYATRGGTRE from the coding sequence ATGAGCCCAACCGATTTGCAGTTGCATTTATTTCACGAAGGAACGTTTTATGAAAGCTATCATTTATTCGGTGCACATCTTGTGAAACGAGATGGGAGAACGGAAACGCGTTTTTGTGTATGGGCCCCACATGCCAAAAAAGTTCGGCTTGTTGGAACATTTAACGATTGGAACGGAGAAGAATATGAATTAACAAAAATAAACGATCAAGGGGTATGGATGATTGTTGTTCCAGAAAATTTAGAAGGACATTTATATAAATACGAAATTATAACAAAAGATGGACGCACTCTTCTTAAAGCAGATCCATATGCTTTTTATGCTGAAGAACGCCCCCATACAGCCTCTATTGTATACCAGTTGGATGGATACAAATGGAACGATCAAGCGTGGCAAAGAAAAAAGAAACGCAAGCCCATTTACGAGCAACCGATGTTTATTTATGAAGTTCATTTCGGAACGTGGAAAAAGAGAGACGATGGGCAATGTTACACATATGCGGAGATGGCAGATGAGTTAATTCCTTATGTTGTTGAGCATGGATTTACTCATATTGAACTGTTGCCGCTTGTTGAGCATCCGCTCGATCGTTCATGGGGATATCAAGGAACAGGTTATTATGCTGCGACGAGCCGCTATGGAACCCCACACGATCTCATGTATTTCATTGATCGCTGTCATCAAGAAGGAATTGGTGTCATTTTAGATTGGGTTCCGGGACATTTTTGTAAAGATGCACACGGGCTATATATGTTTGATGGCGAACCGACGTATGAGTACATGAATATGCAAGATCGAGAAAATATTGTTTGGGGAACAGCTAATTTCGATTTAGGGAAGCCGGAAGTGCACAGCTTTTTAATTTCGAATGCTTTGTTTTGGTTGCAATATTACCATATTGACGGTTTTCGTGTAGATGCGGTGGCGAATATGCTTTATTGGCCAAATAGTGACGTGTTACATCCAAATCCATATGCCATTTCATTTTTAAAAAAGTTAAACGAAGTTGTCTTTGCTTTTGATCCAAACGTATTAATGATTGCCGAAGATTCAACGGATTGGCCGAAAGTGACGGCACCGACGTACGACGGTGGATTAGGATTTAACTACAAATGGAATATGGGCTGGATGAATGATGTATTAACTTATATGGAAACGAGCATGTATGAAAGGAAACATATGCATCATAAAATGACGTTTTCACTGTTGTATGCCTACACAGAGAACTTTATTTTACCTTTATCTCACGATGAAGTGGTACATGGAAAAAAGTCACTATTAAATAAAATGCCTGGGGATTATTGGGATAAATTTGCTCAGCTCCGCTTGCTTTACGGTTATTTCATGACGCACCCAGGAAAAAAACTGTTGTTTATGGGTGGGGAGTTCGGACAGTTTGATGAATGGAAAGACCTAGAACAACTTGATTGGATGTTATTTGATTTTGATATGCACCGAAAAATGGATAACTACGTGAAATCTCTCACGCATTTCTATAAAAAACAAAAAGCATTATATGAATGTGATCATGACCCAAGCGGCTTTGAATGGATTGATGTGAACAACGCCGAACAAAGTATTTTTTCTTTCATTCGGCGAGGAAAAAAAGAAGAAGATACGTTAATTGTTGTTTGTAATTTTACAAACGTCACATATCATGATTACAAAGTTGGTGTACCGCTTCTTACATCGTATCGGGAAGTATTCAATAGTGACGATGTTACGTACGGAGGGACGGGGCACATAAACAAAAAATTGCTTGTGGCACGTGAACAACCATACCACGGGAAGCCGTATCACATTGAAATGACCATTCCGCCGTATGCTATAACAATTTTACGACCTACAAGAAAAAGAGAAGGGAAGGGAAACCATGGTACGAAAAAAGTGCGTCGCTATGCTACTCGCGGGGGGACAAGGGAGTAG
- a CDS encoding glucose-1-phosphate adenylyltransferase, which translates to MGKLMLGVIDATTYKREMNDLTLQRSIAAVPFAGRYRLIDFVLSNMVNSGIESVAIFPKYQYRSLMDHLGSGKNWDLNRKRDGLFFFPSPDLPISHIGSFQHFQQHIDYFLRSTQKYALICNSYTVCNIDYEEVLRRHIANGCDITRVCHQGQSIDMFILETSLLLDLIANQQRNHYQSIVDVVHDETNGLTVCDYEYDGYVAIIDSIERYFYHSLELLQPEIWKQLFLKGRPIYTKVKDEPPTKYTSHAFVRNAMIANGCVIEGEIESSIISRAVKIGKGTVVQKSVIMQKSQIGENCHLEYVIVDKDARIGDGVKLIGTPQKPIVIRKGTIQGALMKS; encoded by the coding sequence GTGGGAAAATTAATGCTTGGGGTTATTGATGCAACGACATATAAGCGTGAAATGAATGATTTGACGCTTCAACGTTCTATTGCCGCTGTTCCGTTCGCTGGGCGTTATCGATTAATCGATTTTGTCTTATCAAATATGGTTAATTCAGGGATTGAAAGTGTCGCCATTTTCCCAAAATATCAATATCGTTCGTTAATGGATCATTTAGGTTCGGGTAAAAATTGGGATTTGAATCGAAAACGCGATGGCTTATTCTTTTTTCCTTCGCCAGATCTCCCGATTTCTCATATTGGATCATTTCAACATTTCCAGCAACATATCGATTATTTTTTACGAAGTACACAAAAGTACGCTCTCATTTGCAATAGTTATACAGTATGTAACATCGATTATGAAGAAGTGCTGCGAAGACATATTGCTAATGGGTGCGACATTACACGCGTATGTCATCAAGGGCAATCGATTGACATGTTCATTTTAGAAACATCGTTGTTACTCGATTTGATTGCTAACCAACAAAGAAATCATTATCAAAGTATTGTGGATGTTGTTCATGATGAAACAAATGGGTTAACGGTGTGCGATTATGAATACGATGGATATGTTGCGATCATTGATAGTATTGAACGTTATTTTTATCATAGTTTAGAGCTTCTTCAACCAGAAATATGGAAGCAGTTGTTTTTGAAAGGAAGACCGATTTATACGAAAGTAAAAGACGAACCACCGACAAAATATACCTCACATGCTTTTGTGCGTAACGCAATGATTGCGAATGGATGCGTGATCGAAGGAGAAATTGAAAGTAGTATTATTTCAAGAGCTGTGAAAATCGGAAAAGGGACTGTCGTTCAAAAGAGTGTCATTATGCAAAAAAGCCAAATTGGAGAGAACTGTCATCTTGAATATGTCATTGTTGATAAAGATGCCCGAATTGGTGACGGGGTGAAATTAATTGGGACACCACAAAAACCAATCGTCATTCGAAAAGGAACAATACAAGGAGCGCTGATGAAATCGTGA
- a CDS encoding MgtC/SapB transporter, which yields MDAHVLMKLGISAVLGLIIGLERELKRKPVGLKTCLVISIVSCLLTIVSIESAYTFPKAAHINMDPLRLAAQIVSGIGFLGAGVILRRGNDSISGLTTAALIWGAAGVGVAVGANFYIEAILGVIFLIASVELIPLVTTVFGPKQLREKELSVKLIVLDATKISEVIDAIKQKNIRIKTVRIKDLDNGNHFVELKVSVDQKRATTDVYEFIHQIPSIRGVDVENI from the coding sequence ATGGACGCTCACGTGCTTATGAAACTCGGAATTTCCGCTGTCCTCGGACTTATTATTGGCTTAGAACGAGAACTAAAAAGAAAACCCGTTGGCCTTAAAACATGTCTTGTCATTTCGATTGTAAGTTGTTTACTAACTATCGTTTCGATTGAATCGGCATACACGTTTCCAAAAGCCGCTCATATTAACATGGATCCGCTGCGTCTCGCTGCTCAAATCGTATCAGGTATTGGTTTTCTTGGGGCCGGCGTTATTCTCCGGCGTGGAAATGATAGCATTTCCGGTTTGACAACCGCTGCGCTTATTTGGGGAGCAGCTGGTGTCGGTGTTGCTGTTGGAGCAAACTTTTATATTGAAGCTATTCTCGGTGTTATCTTTCTTATCGCTAGCGTTGAGCTCATCCCGCTTGTAACAACCGTCTTCGGACCAAAACAACTGAGAGAAAAAGAACTTTCTGTCAAACTGATTGTATTAGATGCAACAAAAATTTCAGAAGTAATCGACGCTATTAAACAAAAAAATATTCGCATCAAAACTGTGCGCATTAAAGATTTAGACAACGGAAATCACTTTGTTGAGTTAAAGGTATCCGTTGATCAAAAGCGGGCAACGACAGATGTATACGAATTTATTCATCAAATTCCTTCTATTCGGGGCGTCGATGTTGAGAATATTTAA
- a CDS encoding transcriptional regulator, translated as MGLVNNQDCCVCELVEIFQMSQPAISQHLRKLKDTGLVKETRKAQWIFYSVNKEHEMYSLIKDILAHIPDQKEKLKALEEKGTKISCE; from the coding sequence ATGGGACTAGTAAATAATCAAGATTGTTGCGTGTGTGAATTGGTTGAAATTTTTCAGATGAGTCAGCCTGCCATAAGCCAGCATCTTCGGAAGTTAAAAGATACAGGTTTAGTGAAAGAAACGAGAAAAGCCCAATGGATCTTTTATTCCGTGAACAAAGAACATGAAATGTATTCGTTAATCAAAGATATTTTAGCTCACATTCCAGATCAGAAAGAAAAATTAAAAGCGCTTGAAGAAAAAGGAACAAAAATCTCATGTGAGTAA
- a CDS encoding ISLre2 family transposase, translated as MKHLTTEWPLLKELEEQFVRTLQKVFAVLLAALLEEIDQQLAEARDKRRYQLKDKRPTTIQTLFGEVTFRRNYYYDRQAGAYTFLLDAELGFDGAQSISPCLEETAVELAVKCSSYRKAARTLESIVGYAVLSHEAIRQLVLEAPVSLHHPVSQRHGRVLFVEADGLFISRQGKGKRAKEEKILAVHEGWKRNGSQLELVNRRHYLHEGAGDVWERFEEWLMNEYAYDPCRDLLIINGDAASWITACREYFGKRACFQLDRFHVARELRQCLSGHPRWREVRKKLAKQDEEGLLVELNSAVGTLEDEAKEKQMAAMIRRIESMPGCIRDYREWLSEQGVETTGMRPMGHAESVMSRFAHRVKSRRSWKDQVLRAFLRAMAARIDGIGWRKGRWEEQEPQSAVSASTKSKRIEQAKRKAGRLWADVVRQNLPCLQRSSGTPIHQALSALRDFGWV; from the coding sequence ATGAAACATCTTACCACAGAATGGCCTTTATTAAAAGAGCTGGAGGAACAATTCGTCAGAACTCTTCAAAAGGTGTTCGCTGTCTTGTTGGCGGCCCTTTTGGAGGAGATTGATCAACAACTGGCGGAAGCGCGGGACAAGCGCCGGTATCAGCTGAAAGACAAACGGCCGACCACGATCCAAACGCTGTTTGGAGAAGTGACGTTTCGACGGAACTACTACTATGATCGGCAGGCGGGGGCGTATACCTTCTTGCTGGATGCCGAACTGGGCTTTGATGGAGCGCAGTCGATCAGCCCTTGCCTCGAGGAAACGGCGGTCGAGTTGGCTGTAAAGTGCTCTTCCTACCGCAAAGCAGCCCGTACGTTGGAGTCGATCGTGGGGTATGCGGTCCTAAGCCACGAGGCGATTCGCCAACTGGTGCTGGAGGCCCCTGTCTCGCTGCACCACCCTGTTTCCCAACGGCACGGCCGAGTGCTGTTTGTGGAGGCGGATGGGCTGTTCATTTCCCGCCAGGGGAAAGGGAAACGGGCGAAAGAAGAGAAAATCCTGGCGGTTCACGAGGGATGGAAACGAAACGGTTCGCAGCTCGAGCTCGTGAACCGGCGCCACTACCTCCATGAAGGGGCGGGAGACGTGTGGGAACGGTTTGAAGAGTGGCTGATGAACGAATATGCCTATGATCCGTGCCGGGACCTTTTGATCATCAACGGCGACGCGGCGTCGTGGATCACGGCCTGCCGGGAGTATTTTGGGAAGCGGGCGTGCTTTCAGCTGGATCGATTTCATGTGGCGCGGGAGCTGCGTCAGTGTCTGTCCGGCCATCCGCGTTGGCGGGAGGTGCGGAAGAAGCTGGCGAAACAAGACGAAGAGGGGCTTCTGGTGGAGCTGAACAGCGCGGTCGGCACGTTGGAGGACGAAGCGAAAGAGAAGCAGATGGCTGCCATGATCCGCCGGATCGAGTCGATGCCGGGATGCATCCGGGACTATCGGGAGTGGCTGTCGGAGCAAGGGGTGGAGACGACCGGCATGCGTCCGATGGGCCACGCCGAGAGCGTGATGAGCCGATTTGCGCATCGGGTGAAATCCCGCCGCAGCTGGAAAGACCAAGTGCTTCGGGCGTTTCTGAGGGCGATGGCAGCCCGAATCGACGGGATCGGGTGGAGAAAGGGACGGTGGGAGGAGCAAGAGCCCCAGTCGGCCGTCTCGGCCTCAACAAAATCCAAGCGGATCGAACAGGCCAAACGGAAGGCCGGACGGTTATGGGCAGATGTGGTGCGTCAGAATCTACCGTGTCTGCAGCGGTCATCCGGGACGCCGATCCATCAAGCGTTGTCGGCGCTTCGGGATTTTGGTTGGGTGTAA
- a CDS encoding starch synthase, protein MKVLFVVSECVPFVKTGGLADVAGALPKELKKLGTDVRVMLPKYGLIPEHMRKKMHKIAELVVRVGWRRQYCGIEQLEYEGITYYFVDNEYYFKRDSLYGHYDDGERFSYFCRAVLDSLPVIDFQPNVIHCHDWHTGMIPFLLREEYTNNSFYARMKTVFTIHNLQFQGIFPREILGDLLNLSDRYFSIEHLEFYGNVSFMKGALVSAHMITTVSPTYKEEIQTPYYGERLDGLLRARSSHVVGILNGIDDEIYNPKKDPYIAVPYDVTTIARKSINKRALQQHFSLPSEEDVPVIAIVSRLTKQKGLDLVKCVFDEIIAENVQMIILGTGEWEFEHFFHDMAMTYPDRVRVYIGFSEQLAHQIYAGADMFLMPSQFEPCGLGQMIAMRYGAVPIVRETGGLNDTVQSFNEFTKEGTGFTFKNFNAHDMLYTIQRARSFYEQKEIWETIMKQAMNKDYSWAKSAFKYNQLYDELMAGSGIYVHE, encoded by the coding sequence GTGAAAGTATTATTTGTCGTATCAGAATGTGTACCATTCGTAAAAACAGGCGGGTTAGCAGATGTGGCTGGCGCATTACCAAAAGAGTTGAAAAAGCTTGGGACAGATGTACGTGTCATGTTACCAAAGTATGGGTTAATTCCAGAACATATGCGAAAAAAAATGCATAAAATTGCTGAGCTTGTCGTTCGCGTCGGTTGGAGAAGACAATATTGTGGAATCGAACAATTGGAGTATGAAGGAATTACATACTATTTTGTCGACAATGAGTATTACTTTAAGCGAGATTCATTATATGGACATTACGATGACGGCGAGCGTTTTTCATATTTTTGCCGCGCTGTACTCGATTCTCTTCCGGTCATTGATTTTCAACCGAATGTAATCCACTGCCATGATTGGCATACAGGTATGATTCCATTTTTATTGCGTGAAGAATATACGAACAATTCATTTTACGCACGAATGAAAACGGTATTTACGATTCATAATTTACAATTTCAAGGTATTTTCCCACGCGAAATTTTAGGGGACTTGCTGAATTTAAGCGACCGCTATTTTTCTATTGAGCATTTAGAGTTTTATGGAAACGTCAGTTTTATGAAAGGAGCGCTTGTCTCGGCGCATATGATTACAACGGTCAGTCCAACGTATAAAGAGGAAATTCAAACGCCATATTATGGTGAACGGCTCGACGGGTTATTGCGGGCGAGAAGTTCGCATGTAGTTGGCATTTTAAACGGAATTGACGATGAAATATACAATCCGAAAAAAGATCCGTATATTGCCGTGCCGTATGATGTAACGACAATTGCGCGAAAAAGCATTAACAAACGAGCTCTCCAACAACATTTTTCTTTGCCATCGGAAGAAGATGTCCCTGTCATTGCCATTGTGTCGCGGTTAACAAAGCAAAAAGGATTAGATTTAGTGAAATGTGTATTTGACGAAATAATAGCAGAAAACGTGCAAATGATCATTCTCGGAACAGGGGAATGGGAGTTCGAACATTTCTTTCATGATATGGCGATGACGTACCCTGACCGTGTGCGTGTATATATTGGTTTTTCAGAGCAGCTTGCACATCAAATTTATGCTGGTGCGGACATGTTTTTAATGCCGTCTCAATTTGAACCGTGCGGTCTTGGACAAATGATTGCCATGCGCTACGGGGCTGTGCCGATCGTTCGAGAAACAGGTGGATTAAACGATACGGTGCAATCATTTAACGAATTTACGAAAGAAGGGACGGGATTTACGTTTAAAAACTTTAATGCTCATGATATGTTATATACGATTCAGCGCGCACGTTCCTTTTATGAACAAAAAGAAATATGGGAGACAATTATGAAACAAGCAATGAACAAGGATTACAGCTGGGCAAAATCGGCATTTAAATACAATCAACTATATGACGAACTAATGGCTGGGAGTGGCATCTATGTTCACGAGTAA
- a CDS encoding EamA family transporter — translation MKSMKAYVALLIGAFSISTSAIFVKFTDAPSAVIAFYRLFFAVVFMTPLFLTKHTRETKEMNKTDWGFALLSGTLLAFHFILWFESLRYTSVASSVVLVTLQPLFAFVGGVLFFKEKIAMNEWVSAILAISGSVIIGWGDLRVSGEALYGDLLALIACAMVTGYWLVGQHLRKQLSLITYTYIVYGIASIVLSVYVVLFRYSFFSYDERDWWCFILLAIIPTLFGHSLFNWAIKWVNAAMVSIAILFEPIGAIVLAYIWLGEKVYLTQGIGSLLIVIGIGAYMFGKHIKNFKKVVAFKKRRWYI, via the coding sequence ATGAAGAGCATGAAGGCATACGTTGCATTACTTATCGGAGCGTTTTCAATCTCTACCTCAGCTATTTTTGTAAAATTTACAGATGCTCCATCAGCTGTTATAGCATTTTATCGTCTTTTTTTTGCGGTTGTTTTCATGACCCCGTTGTTCCTGACCAAACATACAAGAGAAACGAAAGAGATGAATAAAACAGATTGGGGATTTGCATTATTATCTGGAACGTTGCTTGCATTTCATTTTATCCTTTGGTTTGAATCGCTTCGTTATACATCTGTCGCAAGCTCAGTTGTTTTAGTTACATTGCAGCCGTTATTTGCTTTTGTTGGTGGCGTTCTCTTTTTTAAGGAAAAGATAGCGATGAACGAATGGGTTAGTGCGATACTCGCCATTTCAGGTAGTGTAATCATCGGATGGGGGGATCTTCGGGTAAGCGGTGAAGCGCTTTACGGCGATCTGCTTGCATTAATTGCATGTGCTATGGTAACAGGTTATTGGCTAGTTGGTCAACATTTGCGGAAGCAACTCTCTTTAATTACATATACGTATATCGTTTATGGAATCGCTTCAATAGTATTAAGTGTATATGTAGTATTATTTCGCTATTCATTTTTTTCGTACGATGAACGCGACTGGTGGTGCTTCATTTTGTTAGCTATAATTCCAACATTGTTTGGTCATTCACTTTTTAATTGGGCGATCAAATGGGTAAATGCAGCTATGGTGTCGATTGCTATTTTATTCGAACCAATTGGAGCCATCGTGTTAGCGTATATATGGTTAGGGGAAAAAGTTTATTTGACGCAAGGAATTGGTTCGCTTCTTATTGTCATTGGAATCGGGGCATACATGTTTGGAAAACACATAAAAAATTTTAAAAAAGTAGTTGCGTTTAAAAAAAGAAGATGGTATATTTAA
- a CDS encoding MerR family transcriptional regulator, translated as MGSEFVGKLLKIGELAELAGVSKRTIDYYTQLGLLEPVRSETNYRYYPEESIEHLQLIHALKKQHLTLEEIRERLQLMKKQPAPMNEIIDKIEHLQEQMQHIQEEVLELKPLLKQLNEQQIKMMTKPLTQQGYALLHSLGILLGGNPFIYDFLSRK; from the coding sequence ATGGGGAGTGAGTTCGTTGGGAAGTTGCTTAAAATTGGTGAACTTGCAGAATTAGCTGGTGTTTCCAAACGAACCATTGATTATTATACGCAGTTAGGGTTGCTTGAGCCCGTTCGTTCTGAGACCAATTATCGCTATTATCCTGAAGAGAGTATTGAGCATTTACAGTTAATCCATGCATTAAAGAAACAGCATTTAACTCTCGAGGAAATAAGAGAGCGCCTGCAGCTTATGAAAAAACAGCCTGCTCCGATGAATGAAATTATCGATAAAATTGAGCATCTTCAAGAACAAATGCAGCATATTCAAGAAGAAGTGCTGGAATTAAAGCCGTTGCTCAAACAATTGAATGAACAACAGATCAAGATGATGACAAAACCATTGACCCAGCAAGGTTACGCATTGCTACATTCATTAGGGATATTGCTTGGTGGAAATCCTTTTATATATGATTTTCTTTCAAGGAAATAG
- the glgC gene encoding glucose-1-phosphate adenylyltransferase (catalyzes the formation of ADP-glucose and diphosphate from ATP and alpha-D-glucose 1-phosphate) translates to MVRKKCVAMLLAGGQGSRLSSLTKNLAKPAVPFGGKYRIIDFTLSNCANSGIDTVGVLTQYQPLELNTYIGIGSAWDLDRKNGGVTVLPPYAESSEMRWYKGTANAIYQNLNYLKQYDPEYVLILSGDHIYKMNYADMLQYHIEKKADVTISVIEVPWEEASRFGIMNTNEEMEIVEFEEKPAHPKNNLASMGIYIFKWSILKEYLEMDNRNDRSSHDFGKDIIPLLIDEKKRLVAYPFKGYWKDVGTVKSLWEANMDLLEDTPALNLFDYTWRIYSVNPNEPPQYIAPYAQVKESLVNEGCIVEGNVEHSVLFQGVYVAQGATVKDCVVMPDAVIGKNVYIEKAIVPPNMEIPDGTFICADQSDGEVILVTEELLGHFSEREDEKTWEN, encoded by the coding sequence ATGGTACGAAAAAAGTGCGTCGCTATGCTACTCGCGGGGGGACAAGGGAGTAGATTAAGCTCATTAACAAAAAATTTAGCCAAACCAGCTGTTCCGTTTGGAGGAAAGTATCGCATTATTGATTTTACACTAAGCAATTGTGCCAATTCTGGTATTGATACAGTTGGGGTGCTCACCCAATATCAGCCGTTAGAGTTAAACACGTATATTGGCATTGGGAGCGCGTGGGATTTAGACCGTAAAAATGGTGGAGTAACCGTTCTTCCGCCGTATGCTGAATCGTCGGAAATGAGATGGTATAAAGGGACAGCAAATGCGATTTATCAAAACTTAAACTATTTAAAGCAGTATGATCCGGAGTATGTGCTCATTCTTTCGGGTGACCATATTTATAAAATGAATTATGCAGATATGTTGCAATATCATATTGAAAAGAAGGCGGATGTGACGATTTCTGTTATTGAAGTACCGTGGGAAGAAGCGAGTCGTTTTGGAATTATGAATACAAATGAAGAGATGGAAATTGTCGAATTTGAAGAAAAGCCAGCACATCCGAAAAATAATTTAGCTTCGATGGGCATTTACATTTTTAAATGGTCGATTTTGAAAGAATATTTGGAAATGGATAATCGAAATGATCGCTCAAGTCATGATTTTGGCAAAGATATTATTCCTTTGCTAATTGATGAAAAAAAGCGACTCGTTGCTTATCCATTTAAAGGATATTGGAAAGATGTCGGGACGGTAAAAAGTTTATGGGAAGCGAATATGGACTTACTCGAAGATACCCCAGCGTTAAATTTATTTGATTATACGTGGCGTATTTATTCAGTGAATCCGAATGAACCGCCGCAATATATTGCTCCGTATGCGCAAGTGAAAGAGTCTTTAGTGAATGAAGGATGCATTGTTGAGGGGAATGTGGAGCATTCTGTTTTGTTTCAAGGGGTGTATGTTGCACAAGGTGCAACAGTAAAAGATTGCGTTGTTATGCCTGATGCTGTAATTGGTAAAAATGTATATATTGAAAAAGCGATTGTTCCACCAAACATGGAAATTCCAGATGGAACGTTCATTTGTGCGGATCAATCTGATGGGGAAGTCATTCTCGTGACAGAGGAGCTTTTGGGACATTTTTCAGAGAGAGAGGATGAAAAAACGTGGGAAAATTAA
- a CDS encoding cation transporter: MYDFHHLPHVKVQTTSKKALWTTLLLTAFFTIVEVIGGILSNSLALLSDSAHMASDVIALGLSMIALYLASRPPNKKFTFGYLRFEIIASFLNGLALVVIAVGIFVEGVRRFIHPESIQFSFMLTIATIGFIVNLVLTIVLSRSMKEEENLNVKSALWHFIGDLLSSIGVIISAILIYFTGLYVFDPLISVVIGTIIFVGGAKIVRESYFILMDAVPNEFDIERIRADILSVEGVEDVHELHIWSISTDHYSLTAHVLIHENIQPFCVILAINEMLKERYNLSHVTVQVEHPSIHQHGEYGKKFLERKNKMDISGEEGCKNVPLI; this comes from the coding sequence ATGTACGATTTTCATCATTTACCGCATGTAAAAGTGCAAACAACATCAAAAAAAGCACTTTGGACGACATTGTTATTAACCGCTTTTTTCACGATTGTGGAAGTCATAGGGGGCATTTTATCAAATTCCCTTGCTTTATTGTCAGACTCAGCACACATGGCGTCCGATGTGATTGCGTTAGGGTTAAGTATGATTGCCCTTTATTTAGCTTCTCGTCCGCCAAATAAAAAATTTACATTTGGTTATTTACGGTTTGAAATTATCGCCTCATTTTTGAATGGGCTTGCACTTGTCGTTATTGCGGTGGGGATTTTCGTCGAAGGAGTCCGTCGTTTCATTCATCCCGAATCCATTCAATTTTCCTTCATGTTAACGATCGCAACAATCGGATTTATCGTTAATCTTGTGTTAACAATCGTTTTAAGCCGGAGCATGAAAGAAGAAGAAAATTTAAATGTAAAAAGCGCTTTATGGCACTTTATTGGTGATTTACTAAGTTCCATCGGTGTTATCATTTCAGCTATTTTAATTTACTTTACAGGTCTATATGTATTTGATCCCCTCATCAGCGTAGTTATCGGTACCATTATCTTCGTAGGTGGGGCAAAAATTGTTCGAGAGTCGTATTTTATTTTAATGGACGCAGTTCCGAACGAATTTGATATCGAGCGCATTCGCGCGGATATTTTATCTGTTGAAGGAGTCGAAGATGTACATGAATTGCATATTTGGTCTATTTCCACCGATCATTATTCTTTAACTGCACACGTTCTCATTCATGAAAACATTCAGCCATTTTGCGTCATTTTGGCGATCAATGAAATGTTAAAGGAACGATACAATCTCTCCCACGTCACCGTTCAAGTTGAGCACCCATCGATTCATCAACATGGCGAGTATGGCAAGAAATTTTTAGAGAGGAAAAATAAAATGGATATAAGTGGAGAAGAAGGATGTAAAAATGTTCCTCTTATTTAG